The following are encoded in a window of Telmatobacter sp. DSM 110680 genomic DNA:
- a CDS encoding recombinase family protein, whose translation MKRAALYTRVSSCDQHPETQVLDLRQMAVQRDYEIVAEYTDKISGTKAKRPGLDQMMADARRGRFDVLLVWASDRIARSVKHFLDVLDELNRIGVEFVSFRENLDTGGPLGRAIVVIIGAIAELERSLIVERVRAGMRRARLEGQRIGRAPLVLDNLAIRQDRQRGLSLRQIAKGHSVSTATIQRELRKHATTPGEHAA comes from the coding sequence ATGAAGCGCGCCGCGCTCTACACGCGCGTCAGCAGCTGCGATCAGCATCCCGAAACCCAGGTACTGGATCTACGCCAGATGGCGGTTCAGCGCGACTATGAGATCGTTGCCGAGTACACCGACAAGATCAGTGGCACGAAGGCCAAGCGGCCGGGGCTTGACCAGATGATGGCCGATGCCCGCCGCGGCCGGTTCGACGTCCTCCTGGTCTGGGCTTCGGACAGAATCGCCCGGTCGGTGAAGCACTTCCTGGATGTGCTCGATGAACTCAATCGGATCGGAGTCGAGTTCGTTAGCTTCCGGGAAAACCTCGACACAGGCGGCCCGCTGGGCCGCGCGATAGTGGTCATCATCGGCGCCATCGCTGAGTTGGAACGCTCGCTGATCGTCGAAAGAGTGCGCGCCGGCATGAGGCGCGCTCGGCTCGAAGGCCAACGAATCGGCCGAGCGCCGCTGGTACTGGACAACCTCGCTATCCGACAAGACCGTCAGCGTGGCCTGAGTCTTCGCCAGATCGCCAAAGGCCACAGCGTCTCGACTGCCACTATCCAACGTGAGCTCCGCAAGCATGCTACAACACCAGGAGAGCATGCCGCATGA
- a CDS encoding winged helix-turn-helix domain-containing protein, with translation MPSQPVGLQESILFGEDFELDLRPRRLRRGGRVLKLERIPLDILLLLLEHPGEIVTREEIVARVWGTDVFLDTDNSIRGAIRKIRQVLKDDPEQPRFIQTVTGRGYRFIAPVVSPGEEGSAELIGLEGPVARTDAQRAILEPADGRQDNGLHVGDEPEPAAAEFPIAEGAPVLGHRRSRTWLLVGMAALALLGLVALPAWWRWRARVAVASQPKTVLAVLPFDNLSGDADQEFFSDGLTEEMISQIGKLNRDRLIVIARSSIAKYKDSKQTAKEIGRELNADYLVQGSVRGSPDRVRITVELIDAKKQTDVWTESYDRELKDVLAVQDSVVRSIANEIHIVLAEDQKRRLASSRQTVPEAYVEYLKGRYYWNKRTGDSIAKAEQYFQQAIDRDPTFSAAYSGLADCNSGLAWHGFKAPADSLPKAYAAARKAIEIDPESAEAHASLGLVLSHRWEWAGAEAEFRRALELDPQYANAHHWYGDYLSIRGRHDQALAEARHALALDPLNLTISTWVGLRYYMARNYFAAIQQNRDSVEMDPNFAAAHLVLGEDYVQVGMHNEAVNELKRAASLSGDSPLYTAQVAIALAAAGRNREALQIAHELEANAKKRYVSPYALAQIFAALKMDRETFTWLEAAWGDHAVWMGYLAVDPIFDRYRSDARFQELLGRVGLP, from the coding sequence ATGCCCTCCCAGCCGGTTGGACTCCAGGAATCTATCCTCTTCGGCGAAGACTTCGAGCTCGATCTTCGGCCTCGCAGGCTGCGCCGCGGCGGGCGTGTGCTGAAGCTGGAGCGCATCCCCCTGGACATTCTTCTTCTGCTGCTCGAGCACCCGGGCGAGATTGTGACTCGAGAGGAAATCGTGGCCAGGGTATGGGGAACCGATGTCTTTCTGGACACGGACAACAGCATCCGGGGCGCAATCCGCAAGATTCGACAAGTTCTGAAAGACGACCCCGAGCAGCCGAGATTCATACAGACCGTAACCGGACGGGGATATAGGTTCATCGCGCCTGTTGTTTCTCCAGGAGAAGAAGGCTCCGCTGAGTTGATCGGACTTGAAGGACCAGTTGCTCGCACAGACGCTCAGAGAGCTATTTTGGAGCCCGCGGATGGTCGGCAAGACAATGGGCTGCACGTGGGCGACGAACCAGAGCCGGCAGCGGCAGAGTTCCCAATCGCCGAAGGCGCGCCAGTACTAGGGCATCGTCGTTCTCGCACGTGGCTTCTGGTTGGCATGGCTGCGCTGGCGCTTCTTGGTCTCGTGGCGCTCCCCGCATGGTGGCGCTGGCGAGCGAGAGTGGCCGTCGCTTCCCAGCCCAAGACAGTGCTGGCAGTACTGCCGTTCGACAATCTGAGCGGAGACGCTGACCAGGAATTCTTCAGCGACGGGTTGACTGAGGAGATGATCTCCCAGATCGGAAAGCTGAACAGGGATCGATTAATAGTCATCGCTCGCAGTTCCATCGCGAAGTACAAAGACAGCAAACAGACTGCGAAGGAGATCGGTCGAGAACTGAACGCCGACTATCTTGTTCAAGGCAGTGTTCGAGGTTCGCCGGACCGCGTACGCATCACAGTTGAATTGATCGATGCCAAAAAACAGACGGACGTCTGGACCGAGAGTTACGACCGCGAGCTAAAAGATGTGCTTGCCGTGCAAGACTCCGTGGTGAGGAGCATCGCAAACGAGATTCACATTGTTCTGGCCGAAGACCAGAAGAGGCGTTTGGCAAGTTCGCGGCAGACCGTGCCCGAAGCATACGTGGAGTATCTGAAAGGCCGCTACTACTGGAACAAGCGAACCGGAGACAGCATAGCAAAGGCGGAGCAATACTTTCAGCAGGCGATTGACCGCGATCCAACCTTCTCCGCGGCTTATTCCGGGCTGGCCGACTGCAACAGCGGACTCGCGTGGCACGGGTTCAAGGCCCCGGCGGACTCGCTCCCGAAAGCTTACGCAGCCGCTCGCAAGGCAATTGAAATCGATCCGGAATCGGCTGAAGCCCACGCCTCGCTGGGACTGGTGCTGAGCCATCGATGGGAGTGGGCCGGAGCAGAAGCCGAGTTCAGGCGCGCCCTGGAACTGGATCCTCAATACGCGAACGCGCATCACTGGTATGGAGACTATCTTTCGATCAGGGGCCGCCATGACCAGGCACTTGCGGAGGCGCGACATGCTTTGGCGCTCGATCCTCTGAACCTGACGATCAGTACATGGGTAGGACTTCGCTACTACATGGCGCGCAACTATTTCGCCGCAATCCAGCAGAATCGCGATTCTGTTGAGATGGACCCGAATTTTGCAGCTGCGCACCTTGTTCTCGGAGAGGACTATGTGCAGGTAGGCATGCACAACGAAGCAGTGAACGAGCTGAAAAGGGCGGCGAGTTTGTCTGGAGACAGCCCACTGTATACGGCCCAGGTTGCGATCGCCCTAGCGGCTGCAGGCCGGAATCGCGAAGCACTCCAAATCGCACACGAATTGGAAGCGAACGCGAAGAAGCGTTACGTCTCGCCGTATGCCCTGGCTCAGATTTTCGCAGCGCTGAAGATGGATCGGGAGACATTCACGTGGCTGGAGGCCGCATGGGGCGATCATGCTGTCTGGATGGGGTATCTCGCCGTAGACCCGATTTTTGACCGCTATCGTTCCGATGCGCGTTTTCAGGAACTGCTCGGGCGCGTAGGCCTGCCTTGA
- a CDS encoding helix-turn-helix transcriptional regulator, which yields MSMTINNQEDFHRVQQLVWGKLFGIFIQKGREKRGCTVEEVAHLAGMGPSEWLAVEAGRIPESAAQLRLMAAALQFSKVQLATIIQICRAAWKA from the coding sequence ATGAGTATGACAATTAACAATCAAGAAGACTTCCACCGGGTGCAGCAGCTGGTCTGGGGCAAGCTGTTCGGAATCTTTATTCAGAAGGGCCGCGAGAAGAGGGGCTGCACGGTCGAGGAAGTAGCCCATCTAGCTGGTATGGGGCCATCTGAATGGCTGGCTGTGGAAGCCGGCCGCATTCCAGAGAGTGCGGCACAGTTACGCTTAATGGCCGCCGCCCTCCAGTTCAGCAAGGTGCAATTAGCCACGATTATCCAGATCTGCCGGGCTGCCTGGAAGGCATAG
- a CDS encoding plasmid partition protein ParG, producing MRPIKTKEGIGLKRLNVNITEELHRRFKSATAAQGLEMTDLILEWIQKYVDKNGLVAPKKGRRA from the coding sequence GTGAGACCGATCAAAACCAAGGAAGGAATAGGGTTAAAACGCTTGAACGTAAATATTACTGAAGAGCTTCACCGCCGCTTCAAGTCCGCAACCGCAGCGCAAGGCCTCGAGATGACCGATCTGATTCTGGAATGGATCCAGAAGTATGTCGACAAGAATGGACTTGTCGCTCCGAAGAAGGGACGGCGCGCATGA